From Myxocyprinus asiaticus isolate MX2 ecotype Aquarium Trade chromosome 49, UBuf_Myxa_2, whole genome shotgun sequence, a single genomic window includes:
- the LOC127437967 gene encoding DNA-directed RNA polymerase, mitochondrial-like isoform X2: MSLLRLCAYANGLSRSFAVERSVRGVLNADYCHRCLRIRNNGDDSWAPIYQRHYSAIPKKDGKKRFWERSHLLDVLEARIQQLQSDVAVDVKRSEVQIVKFQQSGKDLLHGNTLKNLPGDTTEMAKSGASTKKGNTEGGIGVSFKTHASRWMEKLEREKWNQPKKQASQRIHDQPVTSKSTKGSLMVSGTSTKIITTGKRSKTKTKIEDLNSNASTTTTSKDIPKKPKKKIYRVPESSTTSFPGMQKVLKISSGQVGRVPEMSRKEELAVPVGKELAEEEKQDEDHQTNQQSLTTAEKLLEDKEGNCYGDPQLRVRCYLEACVFNDDVARAQNCLMSHHRHLSRRKQLSISAYNIIMKMWAKKGSINHIRRLFILIEEAGLKPNITSYSAALECMGRMTDCSSWIIHRCLQQMAVDGLSVDDLFRDCVFKQDERDLVLRAVRMVQPDYQPHVSKDQPLCSLPLVEQFYAERQGATYPKLDFSLTELRDRFNLQLNMEMANTITIDSVEAMKPVTEHMAKMRDLLATQRANWEKALFQALKEKKQILANNSQRAWSTCIYPYLCILDDQEYVNIMLQSVAKLSPSGESLLVMAEEMGTRVHNMYCIRQKSHSQMIEKLGNIYSSYAELLANDTKTSDMLPRECWASLEMERSSGPSLLSDDTPWPLVLMVQLGCFLTDLMVRELKVQSNILNPTQEEKLIPVLYHMYTFRSSRKIGFIKLHPIVTQIQREAMETKLTFDSYVMPMLCPPVPWTSPKSGAYLLMPTKLMRATDGAIQHQLLLEKSRDEDLHAVLDSLNQVGNCAWKINKPLLDIIISIFNDKGSDKLCIPPPLSEAPEIPRFNPHDPIYTQVEKAYMKHEGIKAKKKVAEMHSLRMDALYKLSIANHVRDMIFWFPHNMDFRGRTYPRPPYFNHLGSDVTRALLLFAEGRPLGPKGLDWLKIHLVNLTGLKKCSSLAGRLEYAESIMEDILDSADHPLDGRKWWMNADEPWQALACCMEIANASRSPDHTNFISYFPVHQDGSCNGLQHYAALGRDVIGATSVNLMPCEVPQDVYSGVAHQVEEFRARDAEKGLKIAQVLEGFISRKVVKQTVMTVVYGVTRYGGRLQIEKRLKEIDDFPKLKSSMQNLNIHISHDANEHLESSTCVREVFDALFWDISVARQHTLSYTEDPGGFERSRKSLK; this comes from the exons ATGTCACTTTTGAGACTGTGTGCCTATGCAAACGGTTTAAGTCGTAGTTTTGCGGTCGAGAGGAGTGTACGTGGAGTTTTGAATGCCGATTATTGCCACCGTTGTCTCAGAATACGGAATAATGGAG ATGATTCATGGGCTCCAATTTACCAAAGACACTATTCAGCCATCCCTAAAAAGGATGGGAAGAAAAGATTCTGGGAACGGTCTCATTTGTTGGATG TTCTGGAGGCCAGGATCCAACAGCTACAATCTGATGTCGCTGTAGACGTCAAACGTTCAGAAGTACaaattgtcaaatttcagcaaAGCGGAAAGGATCTTTTACATGGAAATACTCTAAAGAACTTGCCTGGTGACACAACAGAAATGGCCAAAAGTGGGGCTTCTACTAAAAAGGGAAACACTGAAGGTGGCATTGGTGTGTCCTTCAAAACTCACGCAAGTCGCTGGATGGAGAAACTCGAGCGTGAAAAGTGGAATCAACCCAAGAAACAAGCTTCACAAAGGATTCATGATCAGCCAGTTACTAGTAAAAGCACCAAAGGAAGTTTGATGGTTTCTGGTACTTCTACAAAGATAATCACAACTGGCAAAAGAAGCAAGACAAAAACTAAAATAGAAGACCTCAACTCTAATGCATCTACCACTACCACCTCCAAAGACATCCCAAAAAAGCCAAAAAAGAAGATCTACAGAGTCCCCGAAAGTTCAACCACCAGTTTTCCAGGAATGCAGAAGGTCTTAAAAATCTCCAGTGGCCAAGTTGGCAGGGTTCCTGAGATGTCTAGAAAAGAGGAACTAGCAGTGCCAGTAGGAAAAGAATTGGCAGAGGAAGAGAAGCAAGATGAAGACCACCAAACCAACCAGCAAAGTCTGACCACTGCAGAAAAGCTTCTGGAAGATAAGGAGGGGAACTGCTACGGAGATCCACAACTCCGAGTACGCTGTTATTTAGAGGCATGTGTGTTCAATGACGATGTTGCTCGAGCTCAGAACTGCCTTATGTCTCATCACCGTCACCTATCCAGACGGAAGCAACTGTCTATCAGCGCCTACAACATTATAATGAAGATGTGGGCTAAAAAA GGTTCCATCAATCACATTCGTCGTTTGTTCATTCTGATTGAAGAAGCCGGTCTGAAACCCAACATTACATCTTACAGTGCTGCACTAGAGTGTATGGGCCGCATGACTGACTGCTCATCATGGATCATTCACAG GTGTCTTCAGCAGATGGCGGTGGACGGTCTGTCGGTGGATGATTTGTTCAGAGATTGTGTGTTTAAGCAGGACGAGAGAGACCTGGTTCTGAGAGCTGTGCGAATGGTGCAGCCCGACTACCAACCCCATGTATCCAAAGATCAGCCACTCTGTTCGCTGCCACTGGTGGAACAGTTCTATGCTGAG AGGCAAGGTGCCACATATCCTAAACTGGACTTCAGCCTGACAGAACTGCGGGATCGGTTCAATCTTCAGCTGAATATGGAGATGGCCAATACCATAACCATCGACTCAGTGGAGGCCATGAAGCCTGTCACAGAACACATGGCTAAAATG aGAGATTTACTAGCAACCCAGCGGGCAAACTGGGAGAAAGCTCTCTTTCAGGCATTGAAAGAGAAGAAACAGATATTAGCCAACAACAGCCAGAGGGCCTGGAGTACCTGCATATACCCTTACCTTTGTATTCTGGATGATCAGGAGTATGTGAACATCATGCTTCAG AGTGTAGCCAAACTGTCACCCAGTGGGGAATCTTTACTCGTCATGGCAGAAGAGATGGGAACCAGAGTCCATAATATGTACTGCATCCGGCAGAAGAGCCACAGTCAGATGATCGAGAAGCTCGGGAACATCTACAGCTCATATGCTGAACTCCTGGCAAACGATACCAAG ACCAGTGACATGTTGCCACGGGAGTGTTGGGCGAGTCTGGAGATGGAAAGGAGTAGCGGCCCATCTCTTTTAAGCGACGACACCCCTTGGCCACTGGTCCTGATGGTACAGCTTGGGTGCTTTCTGACTGACCTAATGGTGCGTGAGCTCAAAGTCCAGAGCAACATCCTGAACCCCACTCAAGAGGAGAAGCTCATTCCTGTCCTCTACCACATGTACACGTTCCGTAGCAGTCGGAAG ATTGGCTTTATTAAGCTGCACCCTATTGTGACCCAAATTCAGAGGGAGGCGATGGAAACAAAACTGACTTTTGACTCCTACGTCATGCCTATGCTTTGTCCGCCTGTGCCTTGGACATCTCCTAAAAGCGGTGCTTACCTCCTGATGCCCACCAAGCTAATGCGTGCAACCGATGGAGCCATCCAGCACCAACTCCTTCTGGAGAAGAGCCGAGATGAGGATCTCCACGCCGTGCTGGACTCCCTCAATCAGGTGGGCAACTGCGCTTGGAAGATCAATAAGCCACTGTTGGACATTATCATCTCTATCTTCAACGACAAGGGGAGCGACAAGCTCTGCATCCCTCCGCCCTTGTCCGAAGCTCCCGAAATTCCACGTTTTAACCCTCATGACCCTATATATACTCAAGTGGAGAAGGCCTATATGAAACATGAGGGCATTAAAGCCAAGAAGAAGGTTGCAGAGATGCACAGTCTCCGAATGGACGCTCTTTATAAGCTGTCCATCGCCAACCACGTGAGGGACATGATCTTCTGGTTCCCTCACAATATGGACTTCCGTGGCCGTACGTACCCCCGGCCGCCTTATTTTAACCATTTGGGAAGTGATGTGACGAGGGCTTTGCTGCTGTTTGCTGAGGGAAGACCTCTTGGTCCTAAAGGTCTTGATTGGTTGAAGATCCACCTGGTGAATCTTACTGGGTTGAAGAAGTGTAGCTCACTAGCTGGAAGACTGGAGTATGCAGAGAGTATCATGGAGGATATTCTCGACTCGGCAGACCATCCTCTTGAT GGTCGGAAATGGTGGATGAATGCAGATGAGCCGTGGCAGGCACTGGCTTGTTGTATGGAGATAGCAAATGCCTCTCGGTCACCTGACCACACCAACTTCATCTCCTATTTCCCTGTTCATCAG GATGGCTCTTGTAACGGCCTCCAGCACTATGCTGCTCTCGGGCGGGATGTGATTGGTGCTACTTCGGTGAACCTAATGCCTTGTGAAGTTCCTCAGGATGTGTACAGTGGTGTAGCTCATCAG gtggaggaGTTCAGGGCTCGGgatgcagagaagggtttgaagATTGCACAGGTGCTGGAGGGCTTCATCAGCAGGAAGGTGGTGAAGCAGACGGTGATGACTGTGGTCTATGGCGTCACTCGCTACGGGGGCCGTCTACAGATCGAAAAGCGACTCAAGGAAATCGATGATTTCCCTAAG CTCAAGAGCAGCATGCAGAATCTGAACATCCACATCAGCCATGATGCCAATGA ACACTTAGAAAGCAGCACCTGTGTCCGGGAAGTGTTTGACGCTTTGTTCTGGGACATCAGTGTGGCTAGGCAGCATACATTATCATATACGGAAGACCCTGGAGGATTTGAAAGAAGCAGAAAGTCCCTCAAATGA
- the LOC127437967 gene encoding DNA-directed RNA polymerase, mitochondrial-like isoform X3, whose protein sequence is MSLLRLCAYANGLSRSFAVERSVRGVLNADYCHRCLRIRNNGDDSWAPIYQRHYSAIPKKDGKKRFWERSHLLDVLEARIQQLQSDVAVDVKRSEVQIVKFQQSGKDLLHGNTLKNLPGDTTEMAKSGASTKKGNTEGGIGVSFKTHASRWMEKLEREKWNQPKKQASQRIHDQPVTSKSTKGSLMVSGTSTKIITTGKRSKTKTKIEDLNSNASTTTTSKDIPKKPKKKIYRVPESSTTSFPGMQKVLKISSGQVGRVPEMSRKEELAVPVGKELAEEEKQDEDHQTNQQSLTTAEKLLEDKEGNCYGDPQLRVRCYLEACVFNDDVARAQNCLMSHHRHLSRRKQLSISAYNIIMKMWAKKGSINHIRRLFILIEEAGLKPNITSYSAALECMGRMTDCSSWIIHRCLQQMAVDGLSVDDLFRDCVFKQDERDLVLRAVRMVQPDYQPHVSKDQPLCSLPLVEQFYAERQGATYPKLDFSLTELRDRFNLQLNMEMANTITIDSVEAMKPVTEHMAKMRDLLATQRANWEKALFQALKEKKQILANNSQRAWSTCIYPYLCILDDQEYVNIMLQSVAKLSPSGESLLVMAEEMGTRVHNMYCIRQKSHSQMIEKLGNIYSSYAELLANDTKTSDMLPRECWASLEMERSSGPSLLSDDTPWPLVLMVQLGCFLTDLMVRELKVQSNILNPTQEEKLIPVLYHMYTFRSSRKIGFIKLHPIVTQIQREAMETKLTFDSYVMPMLCPPVPWTSPKSGAYLLMPTKLMRATDGAIQHQLLLEKSRDEDLHAVLDSLNQVGNCAWKINKPLLDIIISIFNDKGSDKLCIPPPLSEAPEIPRFNPHDPIYTQVEKAYMKHEGIKAKKKVAEMHSLRMDALYKLSIANHVRDMIFWFPHNMDFRGRTYPRPPYFNHLGSDVTRALLLFAEGRPLGPKGLDWLKIHLVNLTGLKKCSSLAGRLEYAESIMEDILDSADHPLDGRKWWMNADEPWQALACCMEIANASRSPDHTNFISYFPVHQDGSCNGLQHYAALGRDVIGATSVNLMPCEVPQDVYSGVAHQARSACFMWVNLLQREAVDITQT, encoded by the exons ATGTCACTTTTGAGACTGTGTGCCTATGCAAACGGTTTAAGTCGTAGTTTTGCGGTCGAGAGGAGTGTACGTGGAGTTTTGAATGCCGATTATTGCCACCGTTGTCTCAGAATACGGAATAATGGAG ATGATTCATGGGCTCCAATTTACCAAAGACACTATTCAGCCATCCCTAAAAAGGATGGGAAGAAAAGATTCTGGGAACGGTCTCATTTGTTGGATG TTCTGGAGGCCAGGATCCAACAGCTACAATCTGATGTCGCTGTAGACGTCAAACGTTCAGAAGTACaaattgtcaaatttcagcaaAGCGGAAAGGATCTTTTACATGGAAATACTCTAAAGAACTTGCCTGGTGACACAACAGAAATGGCCAAAAGTGGGGCTTCTACTAAAAAGGGAAACACTGAAGGTGGCATTGGTGTGTCCTTCAAAACTCACGCAAGTCGCTGGATGGAGAAACTCGAGCGTGAAAAGTGGAATCAACCCAAGAAACAAGCTTCACAAAGGATTCATGATCAGCCAGTTACTAGTAAAAGCACCAAAGGAAGTTTGATGGTTTCTGGTACTTCTACAAAGATAATCACAACTGGCAAAAGAAGCAAGACAAAAACTAAAATAGAAGACCTCAACTCTAATGCATCTACCACTACCACCTCCAAAGACATCCCAAAAAAGCCAAAAAAGAAGATCTACAGAGTCCCCGAAAGTTCAACCACCAGTTTTCCAGGAATGCAGAAGGTCTTAAAAATCTCCAGTGGCCAAGTTGGCAGGGTTCCTGAGATGTCTAGAAAAGAGGAACTAGCAGTGCCAGTAGGAAAAGAATTGGCAGAGGAAGAGAAGCAAGATGAAGACCACCAAACCAACCAGCAAAGTCTGACCACTGCAGAAAAGCTTCTGGAAGATAAGGAGGGGAACTGCTACGGAGATCCACAACTCCGAGTACGCTGTTATTTAGAGGCATGTGTGTTCAATGACGATGTTGCTCGAGCTCAGAACTGCCTTATGTCTCATCACCGTCACCTATCCAGACGGAAGCAACTGTCTATCAGCGCCTACAACATTATAATGAAGATGTGGGCTAAAAAA GGTTCCATCAATCACATTCGTCGTTTGTTCATTCTGATTGAAGAAGCCGGTCTGAAACCCAACATTACATCTTACAGTGCTGCACTAGAGTGTATGGGCCGCATGACTGACTGCTCATCATGGATCATTCACAG GTGTCTTCAGCAGATGGCGGTGGACGGTCTGTCGGTGGATGATTTGTTCAGAGATTGTGTGTTTAAGCAGGACGAGAGAGACCTGGTTCTGAGAGCTGTGCGAATGGTGCAGCCCGACTACCAACCCCATGTATCCAAAGATCAGCCACTCTGTTCGCTGCCACTGGTGGAACAGTTCTATGCTGAG AGGCAAGGTGCCACATATCCTAAACTGGACTTCAGCCTGACAGAACTGCGGGATCGGTTCAATCTTCAGCTGAATATGGAGATGGCCAATACCATAACCATCGACTCAGTGGAGGCCATGAAGCCTGTCACAGAACACATGGCTAAAATG aGAGATTTACTAGCAACCCAGCGGGCAAACTGGGAGAAAGCTCTCTTTCAGGCATTGAAAGAGAAGAAACAGATATTAGCCAACAACAGCCAGAGGGCCTGGAGTACCTGCATATACCCTTACCTTTGTATTCTGGATGATCAGGAGTATGTGAACATCATGCTTCAG AGTGTAGCCAAACTGTCACCCAGTGGGGAATCTTTACTCGTCATGGCAGAAGAGATGGGAACCAGAGTCCATAATATGTACTGCATCCGGCAGAAGAGCCACAGTCAGATGATCGAGAAGCTCGGGAACATCTACAGCTCATATGCTGAACTCCTGGCAAACGATACCAAG ACCAGTGACATGTTGCCACGGGAGTGTTGGGCGAGTCTGGAGATGGAAAGGAGTAGCGGCCCATCTCTTTTAAGCGACGACACCCCTTGGCCACTGGTCCTGATGGTACAGCTTGGGTGCTTTCTGACTGACCTAATGGTGCGTGAGCTCAAAGTCCAGAGCAACATCCTGAACCCCACTCAAGAGGAGAAGCTCATTCCTGTCCTCTACCACATGTACACGTTCCGTAGCAGTCGGAAG ATTGGCTTTATTAAGCTGCACCCTATTGTGACCCAAATTCAGAGGGAGGCGATGGAAACAAAACTGACTTTTGACTCCTACGTCATGCCTATGCTTTGTCCGCCTGTGCCTTGGACATCTCCTAAAAGCGGTGCTTACCTCCTGATGCCCACCAAGCTAATGCGTGCAACCGATGGAGCCATCCAGCACCAACTCCTTCTGGAGAAGAGCCGAGATGAGGATCTCCACGCCGTGCTGGACTCCCTCAATCAGGTGGGCAACTGCGCTTGGAAGATCAATAAGCCACTGTTGGACATTATCATCTCTATCTTCAACGACAAGGGGAGCGACAAGCTCTGCATCCCTCCGCCCTTGTCCGAAGCTCCCGAAATTCCACGTTTTAACCCTCATGACCCTATATATACTCAAGTGGAGAAGGCCTATATGAAACATGAGGGCATTAAAGCCAAGAAGAAGGTTGCAGAGATGCACAGTCTCCGAATGGACGCTCTTTATAAGCTGTCCATCGCCAACCACGTGAGGGACATGATCTTCTGGTTCCCTCACAATATGGACTTCCGTGGCCGTACGTACCCCCGGCCGCCTTATTTTAACCATTTGGGAAGTGATGTGACGAGGGCTTTGCTGCTGTTTGCTGAGGGAAGACCTCTTGGTCCTAAAGGTCTTGATTGGTTGAAGATCCACCTGGTGAATCTTACTGGGTTGAAGAAGTGTAGCTCACTAGCTGGAAGACTGGAGTATGCAGAGAGTATCATGGAGGATATTCTCGACTCGGCAGACCATCCTCTTGAT GGTCGGAAATGGTGGATGAATGCAGATGAGCCGTGGCAGGCACTGGCTTGTTGTATGGAGATAGCAAATGCCTCTCGGTCACCTGACCACACCAACTTCATCTCCTATTTCCCTGTTCATCAG GATGGCTCTTGTAACGGCCTCCAGCACTATGCTGCTCTCGGGCGGGATGTGATTGGTGCTACTTCGGTGAACCTAATGCCTTGTGAAGTTCCTCAGGATGTGTACAGTGGTGTAGCTCATCAG GCACGCTCTGCCtgtttcatgtgggtcaacttgctacagagagaagctgtcgATATCACACAAACATAG